In one window of Dermochelys coriacea isolate rDerCor1 chromosome 3, rDerCor1.pri.v4, whole genome shotgun sequence DNA:
- the TMEM200A gene encoding transmembrane protein 200A: protein MIATGGVITGLAALKRQDSARSQHHLNLATSPASEEKKPVRRRPRADVVIVRGKIRLYSPSGFFLVLGVLISFMGIAMAILGYWPQKEQFLGPEASLALNETQVITNQGGVVFRFFEQHLHSDKMKMLGPFTMGIGIFIFICANAILHENRDKETKIIHMRDIYSTVIDMHSLRIKEQKQLNGAYTALLGESEFKHSGNSCASRLAANTIAPFSGFRSNFRMDSSTEEDEVAINEDKNASNLLPPLLAEHSGSVFGLYPHTSKATNDKNSSSIKCETKSIVSSSISAFTLPVIKLNNCVIDEPSIDNITEDSEITRSRSRNLSMDSLAISLTDTNEPYKPASAMLPRNNSFVEPPSSQFKSSITLGPSTGKLLSPGAARKQFGSNASLHLLSAHSKSLDLERGPSTLTVQAEQRKHPSWPRLDRSNSKGYMKLENKEDPMDRLLVPQATVKKDFTNKEKLLMISRSHNNLSFEHDEFLSNNLKRGTSETRF, encoded by the coding sequence ATGATAGCAACTGGTGGAGTAATAACAGGTCTGGCAGCCTTAAAGAGGCAAGACTCTGCCAGATCTCAGCATCACCTAAATCTTGCCACATCACCAGCTTCTGAAGAGAAAAAGCCAGTCAGACGCCGGCCCAGGGCTGATGTAGTAATTGTTCGGGGCAAAATCCGACTTTACTCCCCATCAGGATTCTTTCTTGTTTTGGGAGTGCTTATCTCATTCATGGGAATTGCAATGGCTATCCTTGGATACTGGCCACAAAAGGAACAATTTTTAGGTCCTGAAGCTAGTCTAGCCTTAAATGAAACCCAGGTCATAACAAACCAAGGTGGAGTTGTATTTCGTTTCTTTGAACAACATTTACACTCAGATAAGATGAAAATGTTGGGCCCCTTTACTATGGGCAtcggaatttttatttttatttgtgcaaATGCCATCCTACATGAAAATCGTGACAAGGAAACAAAAATCATACATATGAGAGACATATATTCCACTGTAATAGACATGCACAGTCTGAGAATCAAGGAACAAAAGCAGTTGAATGGCGCTTACACTGCTTTATTGGGGGAAAGTGAATTCAAGCATAGTGGGAACTCATGTGCGTCGCGGTTGGCTGCAAACACAATTGCACCTTTCTCTGGCTTCAGGAGTAACTTTCGAATGGACAGTTCGACTGAAGAAGATGAGGTTGCCATAAATGAAGACAAGAACGCTTCTAACCTTCTACCACCTTTGTTGGCTGAGCATTCTGGCTCTGTCTTTGGACTCTACCCTCACACTAGCAAGGCAACGAATGACAAAAATAGTAGCTCTATAAAGTGTGAAACAAAGTCAATTGTATCATCCTCCATTAGTGCTTTCACACTGCCCGTAATTAAACTAAATAACTGTGTTATTGATGAACCTAGTATAGACAATATCACTGAGGATTCTGAGATCACTAGAAGCCGGTCTAGAAATTTGTCAATGGACTCTCTAGCCATTTCATTAACTGATACCAATGAACCCTACAAACCCGCCAGTGCAATGCTACCCCGAAATAATTCATTTGTAGAACCTCCATCCAGTCAGTTCAAATCTTCTATAACTCTTGGACCAAGCACTGGAAAACTTTTATCGCCTGGTGCTGCCAGAAAACAATTTGGGTCCAACGCGTCTTTGCATCTTCTGTCTGCACATTCAAAATCCTTGGATTTAGAGAGGGGTCCGTCAACACTTACTGTCCAAGCTGAACAAAGAAAACACCCCAGCTGGCCCAGATTGGATCGAAGCAACAGTAAAGGATACATGAAACTAGAAAACAAAGAGGACCCAATGGATAGGTTACTTGTACCACAAGCCACAGTTAAAAAGGACTTTACTAATAAGGAAAAGCTGCTTATGATATCAAGATCTCATAATAATTTGAGTTTTGAACATGATGAGTTTTTGAGTAACAACTTAAAGCGGGGAACTTCTGAAAcaagattttaa